In Brienomyrus brachyistius isolate T26 chromosome 2, BBRACH_0.4, whole genome shotgun sequence, the genomic window GTgcgcaatgacaataaaggcattCTGTTGTATTCTACATGATGGCAAAAAAGTACAACCATATAAATCTATAGAGCGTTGAGTTTTGCTGACAGCAGAGGCATATCAGAGGCTCAGAGCAGTACATTTATAAGTGTGCACCTCACTGAGCGTCTCTCCAGGAGCCGGCATGTATCATCCTGGACCAAGAAGGCCCCAGCAAACCCACTTTCTCCAGCACTTGAAGCCAGTGCGACTGGCAGCTTACAGGGTAgctaactttggtcagctggctggcgtgagatatCCAGTTCGGGACAAGTctgcactcacatacacacgcatCTACTTAAACTATTTAAATGATCTTGTACGCACGTGAAAGTaaggtcattttaattttttgcACAGGTCCCTTCAGAGGCTCTGTACATTTGCATTATGACAAACCACTGTCATATTTTAGCGCATGACTCCACGTATCACATCTGAAACTGACAATAAAAGCTAATTTGACTTCTCTTTAAGACATGTTACGAACTAAATGGGTATCCCACAAATACTCTGTATGGCAGATATGAACTGCATAAAGTTTATATGAAATTAAAttgatatatatttatattgatATCAGAATTTGATATGTCTGGTATATGTACTGAGATATATACACTGAGATTCTTTCAGCAAATAGCAGGTCTGTGATGTATATGGACAATGCTAGTCTTTGCATTTTACAGGTTAATGTTCTATACTCTTTATTACCTGTTAGCCTTATACAGACTTACTAGTTCTCAGCCAACACAGACACGTCCTCTTGAGGGGGCTGTAATAaacccccaagtcaagaagcTTAATCTAGATCCTTATGACTATGACTATACTAAGTTATATGCTTTGCCAAACTATCCATTTTGTATATAATTTAAGAGAAAATCCAGTGACTTCGTTCTTAATAAGTGGTCAGAAGCTATATGGATTGTACTGGCCAGCAGTTGCCTGTTTTCTAAAATTTTGTCTGAGTTCAGTTCGAATAAAGTTCCTATTTGTTTATAAGCCACACTGTGGATTGTCCTTGCCCATGCCTCTTGACTGTCCTAGGACATTTACTAAATTGTACTACAGCCTAGTATATCACGTGTTATGATCActtgtataattattttaaaatgaaatgggTGTATACGTGATATTATGACACTTCAGGCTAATAACTCGAAATATAACACCTTCACTGAATACTAAATTCATTGTGTTCACAATAAAGCTAAATATTATATAACAAAAGTACAATATTTTAGGTtattaacaaaattaaaaaaacccaaagcagggtttactgtacggggtggggtggggctgaCGGTAAAAGTTGTCGGTCGGAGGGGGCGGGCAGAGTTGCCAGGATACTGTCCCACGCCCTCGCCAGGATCTGCCACTGATCACGACAGTAATTTCAGCATGAGCAATTTAACTTAAAGTAAAGAAGGTTTATCAGGAGTggttaaatgcaaaaaaaattctgacatCACCGACGCATCACCTCCCGATTTACGCCCATCACGTTTCGCAACAATCCTAAGAAAGTGTCCGCTGAAAGTTCTCATTTACAACCAAGGAGGTCGGTGTCCCGCAGCCATTTCGTAGGTTACCCGTTTTACGGATTTTGATCTCGCCTAAATACTGTACTGCTGCTGCGATGGCCTACGCAAAATACTGGATGTGGCTTGTGAGTACTGACGGAAATTAAAAATGGAATTACAGTTACGGAATAAAAATATGATCCTTGAAATAAGTCCATCGAAAGCCAGCTGGTATATATTTCATCGTTTAAGTATTTATGTTATAAAAGTGTTTCAAGTTATTACCTAGAATGGTAAGATTGTCATGATGAAAACAGTGGTTTTGACCGAATAGTTCATTAATAATGAATTGATCCTTTTTTTCTGAAGGTAAATTATGTTACACTATGTTTGGGACGCTGATTGTTTTAAATTAAGAGTTTCACTAACATTTCTTTCTTTTCACATTGTTTATATTCAAAATTGAAGAATATGTGTCCTGGTGATGTAGAGTAGCGCCTTTCAGTAATCATTGTCTGACATCCTTCTCTTTCTATAACAAAATGATCCGTAATGGTCCATTGCAGTGTTACAGCTGAAGCCAGTGGTCACGTGCGCGCATTTTAGAGGCGTCAGTGCTCCACATTTCGGGTTGCGGACCAAAAGCTGCAGGAAAGCAAGACAATGAACGCGGGACAATATAAATACAGTAATTGATGATATTTTACGATAAATATGATGCTggacaaaattgtggaaacatttccactttttagagattgcagaaaTTTATTCCAGTTACCCCAGTTgcttatttaatcatccaatgTATGACAATTGTGACCATTCTTTGATTGCTTATAAACATTACTGCCAGTATTtgtgtagtaatttttaaaCCGTAACTCCAAAATGCTagatgtttccacaattttggtcaCTAGTGTACCAGAAATAACTTGAAACACATTTTCACTGGCTTACAACAGAAAATTACACTAGTACAGAAAGATTCAAGCAAATAATTATAGTGTAAAAATGGCAACTAAATTTCATTCAACTGATAGGGGTTGAGTAAATGTAAGTGTTTAAAATCCAGTTCCGTACTCTCTATCATAACCATCTGTCTAAATTACAGACATTGTGATTAGTGCACTCATTGTACCAAAGTTTCCATTTTTGGTGTTTGGATGGTGGATGTAGCAATGCACTTTCAGGGCGTGCATCCACACCCAGAAAACAGGTTTATCTTGTTGAGGCTGTAGTCATTAGTTTAGCTTGCCGCAGATTATGTAATGGTATTATTTTTGAAGCTGTTTGAAaacattatcataaaaatatgctGTGGACAATGTTGTAGAAGGTGGtggatttattatatatatatatatatatacacacacagcatatatatatatatacacacacacacacccacgcacACATAATTAACTAATTGCTGATGCTTGTGGATTACATCATGATATTTTTTTGTGCCAGTAAAGGATTTGCTCTGTAGTTGGATCAGAACATTGATGGTTTTTTAGGCATTTACTTCAGTTTCTGGCTTTACTTGTGTCGGTGAATCATGGGTAATGTATTTCAGCTCAATGCGATTGGCCCAGGGAGTAAGTTGAAGGTAACAATGGCAAGACAAATCTCCCCCAGAGGGCAGAAGAAACTTCGGCAGGAAGCAATGTTAGAGGGGGAAGCCCCTCCCCCTCTGATTGGCAAAGGGCAGGACAAGTTTATAGCCTTTTAGAACGGGGCAAATTCAGGCAGGTGGTGGGATGGCACCGTGGGTAGGTTGTTTAGGTCAGATGACAGGGTGGGACAGGGAggtggcaggcaggcagaaacgCAGGTAAGGTTGGGCACGGAGAGGTTACTTCCTTGTATCTGAACCTCTGAGTGGTTCTTCATACCTTGTTTTGTAATATAGTACAGAAATATAGTCTAGCTTGATGGTGCTGTGTGTCACAGTCATGTTACATTCAAGACACGGTCCCTTATATTTCCTTCTGTTTCTATACTGCAGCAAACCCAGAACACAGCGCCCTATGACAGCAAAAGCCGACATCCAGTGGATGTTGTGTCTGTGGTAAGTATCCACCCCTGTTTGCCAGACTGTATTCACTGTGACTCACGCCCAGAATAGACAAAAAAACTAGACAACGTTCACTTATTTTGTCATTCGTGTTCAGGATCATAAATGTAACGCCAGTCAGGTCTTTGTTTTACACTTAATTTTGTGTGTAATTTTCACATTGTggcaggcagggagcaacctcATATCTTCGGTGTTTCACCTAGGTGTTCGGTTTAAGACACCCAGGTGTggcaagaaaaacagaaaatgcttttttatttgattCAGGGGAAAACAGAGAAATGGGGCAACAGGATTGAAATGTACGATGAATGTGTTGATGCAGAAATTCTtctataattaaatatatttgacGCTCCCTTTTCTGGAACATTACAAAATATGACTCATACAATTTTCATTGGCTTTCAAGTAAATCGGCTGAACTTCTACTACACCTTCAGCGGTTACTGTATCATCCTGGATGGTAGATATGGATCTGTGTCACTCACAAGATGAGAAAGTAGAGAGCAAGTTAGTTCTTGACGAAGTACCAAGGAAATGTCCCTCTGTAACTGTGGTGAGATAATTACACACAATGACGTGTCTGTAGATACTTTGACAGCTCAGTGCTTTTCATCATCCATGATATATTCCAGACCTGAGGATTACAGACCTGAGGATTttacagagtttgcatgttctccccatgttgtcgtggggtttcctccgggtactccggtttccccccacagtccaaaaatatgctgaggctaattggagttactaaattgcccataggtgtgcatgtgtgagtgaatggtgtgtgagtgtgccctgcgatgggctggccccccatcctgggttgttccctgcctcgtgcccattgcttccgggataggctccggactccccacgacccagtaggataagcggtttggaaaatggatggatggattgatggattttACAGACGGACTTTCCCTGGGTTAAGAATGTCCAACTCACAGACAACTCTTACTTACGAACAGACTACCATAATGCCTGTTATGGTTACAATGTAAGAGTTACAATGATTCACAATAACAAACGCACGCACTACTTTGCGATGTTCAAGAAAGCGTTGCGTGGCTTCAGTGATTCGTTGGCtcaaggtacagtacagtaccatatttaattaatttaatcatTACTGTGTAATTGTTATCGTAGTAACAATGTgctgcattattatttttccgATGGCTACAAATTTGACATAAAGACAGACCTAGGGAACAGATCTCATTCATAACCTCTATGGTCTGCTTGTATTTGTAATTTCAGAAGAAGAAGTAGGAGATTGCCACATCCCTTACATTATTTATCTATAGATATAGTCAGAATAATAGTAATACTGTTTCTAGTATTATCAAGCTATAATGCATTGAGTAGAGGCATTGATTGATTGCTTGGAGGATTGCAGTGGTTAGGGGAGGTGTGACTTTTCCACTGAGGTTGGGACTCAAACAGACACCCTTCCGATCCCAAACACAGAGACCTGTGAGCCACACTCCACGCTCATGGTACCATCTGACCATGTTACCATGGTCACTTTGTGTAATGCTCTGAACCCATATAATTCCAGGGGCACTGACTGCTCTCTCACCCTCACTTGAATGTTATTTTGGACAAAAACGTCTGCTGAATGAATGCATCTAAATGTACTCAAGACAAAAAATACTTGTATTTGTAAGTATCCTGTGTTTGTGTACCTAGAGTCATTCGAAGTCCGTGTCTGCCTGCAGTAATTTCTCAAACACCCTGCCTTCTTCAAAGCCAGTGCCAACTATTATTGAGGTAAATAAATTACAGTGATCAAACATCTTTATAATGAAAATACAGATACACAGAATTTGAATTacatatattaataattataataaattgcCAAGTGAGTAAAATCAGTGGTACATGTATAGTACGATACAGTGTATGTTAAAATTATTACTAATTATTACTGAGTGAACAGAGATAAACTGTTGTACAGGTGTGATTTTTGTGACAAATTGGGACACTATAGAGTTGACTGTGTTATTGATATAAATGTTGTTTTGGTGCGCAGGAAGGCATCATAAAAGCCGAGACAAGGTCGCGATTGGGTGAGAGGGACGACACTCTGCCTCCACATTACAGGACTCCAAAGGAGTCAGTACCTGTTGCACCAGTTCCTGTGGAAAACACGGTATTTTACTCTCCAGACAAACCATAATTCTCAGCTGAAATAGAGATCAAATCTTTGGTCACACTTCCAATTTATGACTAATCCTAGAGATTTTACTTATAACTGATAAGGAATGAACTGTACTTTGTTTTCTCTGTGCATTTAATTAATTGTATTCCTCTTATTGTAAAAATTAGTGAAAAATTTGCTTGGCCTTTTTGAAATTTTACTTGTTCGTTTTTCTTTTCATGGACCATTGTATTGAATATCCAGTAAGCTGGAAATAATTTAAGGTCACATCTGGATGACAGCAGAGGTTAAGTATGGAGGTATGAGTGGAATTGAACATGAATGTTTTTCCCTTTCAGCCTTCGATGGACTCTGAGACGGCTCTGGACATACTGACTGGAGACTTTATCCTTCCTTAGTTACCGCTGAGATCAGTTCCGCAGCACCTTGTTCCTGGCTGCATTTGTACTGCTGTGGCATCAACAGGATCTCAGTATGATATTCGACTTGGCATGCTCCGCAAATCAAAAACATTGATTCGATCACTCAAGATTGCTCTCCAGAACTCCTGTGTACACAGACATCTGTAGGAATCACTAATGATGGTACCTCCAGTGACAGTCCTTTTCTGAAAGCTTGTTTTTAACATTGTCTCATTATCTGGGCAACCGACAGCAAACACAAGAtgaaaactgaaatatacagaCAATGAGCATGTCTGGAAGATTGTAGTTTTATGGGCCATTGATTGATTGACTGCTGTAATATTTGTCCAGTCAAATATACTGCGTTTGTAGGCCTCATGGCATCCATGTTCGTAATGATTGACAGTGGAACAAACACCAAGGAGTTTTCCAAGTACAGTAATACATACAATATCCTTTTTAACCAAAACACATGCAAGCATCTTTGGAATACCAATATATCAATCTTCAGAAATTCTTGTAACAAACTATAAACATAATCTGGTTGTAGGCATGaggattaatatgctaataaatgAATTGtggtataattttgtctgttgaGTCTTGTTATTTATAAGCTATGGGCTGCAATTTTGTCAAACGATTAAAGGTAGCAGGGTTGGAACTTAAGAATTTTTTCTTCTAGCCAACTGGGCTAGTTCAGTAAAAATGCAGTCTGACATGGAATTATTTTTAACTAGCTAGTGGGGCCAGTGTTCAGTGTTTTGTACTCACACTTTGTCTAAATTACTTGCTTCAGGCAAGTGTGTAATTCTTAGTCCTGCTTcccagagccacagccttcttttttttattccttttcAATTTCAGACAGATTGATCACCACACATGCCTGtgagcaaacattactcatagGCTTCTTGTAGTGCCTGTGCTTCATGAACGCCACCAATGGGCATTGCTTGGTGTCTTTTGGGAACCTGCCTGCCTTTCCGCCGATTTAGAAAACTGAATGGAAATGTTAGGCAGGTGGAAGTGAGAGTTAGGCTTCATATCAGGGCTCTAGAAAAAACCAAGTGGCGAGACTCACATAGAGACCCAGTGTAAAAAATGGAGCAGAAATTTCCGGTCAACAATCCGGGTCACGGGGACAGTGAATAGTTCCAAACGCTGACATTCACGGCATTGAATCAAGCACATTTACATTGCTTATCTAGCGCTTTAAGCGTCATtgataaaataacagattttttttaacatttaatgcatTAGCTTTCATTAGTATAGTAAATACTGTAGTGTTGTTTTtatattatggaatattatttaacaTTGTACGACAGTTACAGAATGTAATTCGTAGCATATTACCAAAAAGCAGGCTAAATACTCATGATGTAATGATTACAATGTAATGAATTATGTATCTGCACCTTATGTTAGCCTCAAAGCTTCTGTTggctattttattttagccctgGTTATATGAATATCCACCTTAATTAGCTTTGCAGCTTACCGGACCCTGCAAACCTGAACTCTGACAAGCCTGCACTGTTCCACCCCAGGCAAAGGTGGCTTCAACAAGACTGGGCCCAAACAACCAGATCACCATATCAATGCATACACCTTAACCCACACTGGGTGGCCAGAACCCCATAGCCAGATTGCCGTTGGAATGCCAGGCTGCCTGAAGACAGATACACATACTATACCCAAGTACAGGAAGCACCACCTCAGATTACCACTAGGGACACATATACCCAT contains:
- the LOC125709402 gene encoding calpastatin-like isoform X9 gives rise to the protein MAYAKYWMWLQTQNTAPYDSKSRHPVDVVSVSHSKSVSACSNFSNTLPSSKPVPTIIEEGIIKAETRSRLGERDDTLPPHYRTPKESVPVAPVPVENTPSMDSETALDILTGDFILP